In Phycisphaerales bacterium, the sequence GGAACTCGAGCGATGCCTCCTGGAGCGGGCGCGAAAGGTCGGAAAGGATCGCCTGCGGATATTCGAGCGGTGCTTCGCGCTGGACCTGATCACGCCGACGGGCGAGGTGGGCGCGCCGGTCATGGGTGCGATCACCCACCATCCCAAGCACGGCCTGCAGGTGATCTGGGCGAAGGCGACGATCCTCGCAACGGGCGGAGCGGGCGTCCTCTATCGCGAGACGAGCAATCCACTCGCGGCGACGGCGGACGGGATCGCGATGGCGTATCGCGCGGGGGCAACGCTGCGCGACATGGCCTTCGTGCAGTTCCATCCCACGACGCTGTATGTGCCGGGGGCGAGTCGCGCCCTGATCAGCGAGGCCGTGCGCGGCGAAGGGGCGCACCTGCTCGACGCGTCGGAACATCGGTTCATGACCGACGTCCACCCGCTGGCAGAACTGGCGCCGCGAGATGTGGTCAGCCAGGCGATCGTGCGCCAGATCGCCAAGCAGGGCGGCCGGCACGTCTGGCTCGACTGCCGGCACATCACGAACTTTGCGTCGAGGTTCCCAGGGATCACGGGCGTGCTGAAGCGATTCGACCTCGACCCCGCGATGGATCTCATCCCCGTGCACCCCGCGATGCACTACATGGTCGGCGGCGTGATGACCGACGCTTTCGGCAGGACGGACGTGCCGGGTCTGTATGCAATCGGCGAGGCGGCCTCGAGCGGGCTGCACGGCGCGAACCGGCTGGCGAGCAACTCGCTCCTCGAGGGCCTGGTCTTCGGCGAACGGACAGGAACGATCGCCGAGGAGATGCGCGCCGGTGGGAGTGGCACAAACGGACTGCGCAACGGCTGGGGCGTGCCGGCAAGGCCCGCGCCCGTCTCGGTCGTGAGCGACATCCGCCCGAGCGACCACGGCGAGATCGACCTCTCCGACGTGCGATCGAGCGTGCGGTCGGCGATGTGGCGCAACGTGGGCGTGGAACGCACGGGCGCGAAGTTGGGCGATGTCTCCGAGATGCTCGACTTCTGGGCGCGGTACACGCTCGACAAAATATTCGATGAGCCGGGCGGGTGGGAGGCCCAGAACCTGCTGCTCGTCGGCGCCCAGGTCGCGCGATCCGCGCTCTGGCGAGAGGAGTCCCGAGGCTGCCACGCGCGCCTCGACTTCACCTCACCCCGCGAGGAGTTCGCGGCCCACGATCTCTCCCGACGCGGCCGATCGCAGATCGTCGCGCAGGCGATCCGATCGATCAACACGCAAACCCGCACAACGAGAAGCGAAACCATGACGAGCCACGCCACGGTGCGCGGCGGGGAGGCGTGAGTGAACGCGAAGCGTACGTTCGCACGCCTGGCCACCACGCGCATGTCGCTCGTCGTGTGGATCGTCTCGCTCACGCTCACGGGCGGCTGCGAGCGCGAGATCCGCGTGGTGAAGTACCACCCCTTGCTCGGCGGGCTCGATGGCTCACAGGCGGGGATGACAGTGACCGGCCCGGGAGGAAGCTCTAGCCTCGCAACGGCGCACGGCCTGCCCGACGGACAACTGGTGACCAAGGACCCAGACGGCACCAGGCACCTCCACGCCGCGACACCCCGGCATCTCCTGATCCACGTCGCGAAGACCCTGCAGGCCAACGACGCGGCACTCTTCGTCGATCAGGTCCTCTCGAAACGCGTGCGGGAGGAGTGCGACCGAACACGCCGCGACCCGCGAGAGGCGTTCGACCTCCTCGTGGAGCACGAGCGAGACCTCTACGCACTCTTCCGCGCCATGCCAATGGGCGAGGCCACACCCGGCGTCATGATGAAATCGGTCTTCGGGCCCGACGGAAAGGGCGGCGTGATCCGGCTGGTACTGCCCGAGCGCCAAAGCCGCGACACCAAGGGAAACCCGCTCGTGTGGAACGGCGTGGACGTCGTGCGCGAGATGGTGGACGGGCGGATGGAGTATCGCCTCTGCTGGTTCACGTCGCCGGGCGACGAATGGTGATGCGAGTCACGCTCGGATGGCGTCGCGGAGAATCGTGATCGCCCGATCGATCGCGTCGCGATTGACGTCAAGATGGCAGACGGCCCGGAGCCTCTGCGGCGCGACGGGAAGAATCAACACGCCACGCTCCTTAAGGCGACTGCTCAGTGTCTGAGCATCGAAGGCCAGTGCAGGGTCAAGATCGATGAAGACCATGTTGCTCTGGACGCCCAGGGACTGCTGATCGGGCGCGAGTCGAAGGCCGGAGATCGTGCCAAGACTCTGGGCGAAATGCTTTGCGTTGGCGTGGTCGTCCTTGAGGCGCTCGACATGGTGATCGAGCGCGAAGATCGCCGCGGCCGCGAGCACGCCGGACTGGCGCATCGTGCCGCCGAACATCTTGCGGAAGCGGGCAACGCGAGCGATGGTGTCGCGTGAACCCACGACGATCGAGCCGGCGGGGCAGCCGAGCCCCTTCGAAAAACAGGCTGAAATCGTGTCAAAGTGCCGGGCGTAGTCCCTGGGCGCGTGCCCCGTCGCGGCACACGCATTCCAGAGTCGAGCGCCATCGAGATGGGTGCGGAGCCCTCGTTCGCGAGCATGGGCGACGACGCGTTCGACCTGGGCCAGGGGCCAGACCGTGCCGCCGCCTCGGTTGTGCGTGTTCTCGATCACGAGCAGTCGCGAGTGTGGAAAGTGGATTGAGTCCTGACGGATGGCGGCCTCGACGTCGGCCGTGTCGAACAGCCCGCCCGCCCCCGCGAGCGGACGAATCATGCACCCCGAGAGCGCCGCCGGGGCCCCCGTCTCGTAGTGAATGATGTGGCTCCCCTCGTGAGCGATGATCTCGTCGCCCGGCTCGGTGTGTGCGCGGATGGCCGTCTGGTTCGCCATCGTCCCCGTGGGCACAAAGCACGCGGCGTCCTTCCCGAACATCGCCGCAACACGCTCCTGGAGAGCAAGGACCGTGGGGTCGTCGCCAAGGACATCATCACCAACGACGGCACGAGCGATCGCCTCACGCATCGCGGGCGTGGGGCGCGTCACGGTGTCGCTGCGAAGATCGATGATCGGAGTGTTCGCCATACGCGAGGATACGTGTCACGAAAGGACAGCGAGAGATGCTCGTTCGGCACAGGAGTCGTCGGCAAGGGAGACCGGGAGTGAGTGGAAATGCCTCGGGACAAACGCGAGTGCCATAGGAGCGGGAAACATGAGATGCATCCACCACAATCACCCCAAAGCGAGTCATCACCAGAATACATCCTTCGGCTCTGTCTCCCTCTCTTCCCCTCCGCGTCCTCTGTGTTCGCTTCCCCTGCGTTCGGCGTTCACGTCGTTGTGCGATCGACCACGCGATACGACTCCCGCTCGCCACGACCGCGCAAGGGATAGTCCTTCCGCAGCGGAAAGCCCGGATACGCCTCCCACAACAGAATCCGGCGCAGGTCCGGGTGGTTTCTGAACGAGATCCCGAACATGTCGTAGACCTCGCGTTCCATCCACTCCGCCCCCGCCCACAGGTCCGTCACCGTATCGACAGTCAGCGCCGGATCTCGATCCGCCCCAATCGTCGGCATCGACGGCTCCAGGAACGTCTTCACAAAGAACCGGTCGTCCCGAGGCATGCTGATCAGCACATACACCACCGCGAACCGCCCGGGCATCGTCGTGGGATACTCGAGATAGTCCACGCCCACGACATCCGACAGGAACGTGTACTGCGTCCGCGAGTCGTTTTTGAGGAACGCCATCACCTCGTGCAGGTCCTTCGGCTCGACGACCAGCGTCGTCTGCCCGCGGAACTCGCTCGCCCGGAACTTCGTCTGGGGGAAGGCCTCTTTGATGACCTTGAGCGTGGGGTGATCGAGTTCGACTCGCGTGGACATGCAAGGCCTCCGTCGGTAGTGTGCCGCCAAGTGTAGTCGCGGGCACGAGCCGCGCCGTCACGCTCCGGTGGCCTCGATCCACGCCACATCGCCCGCCACGTCCCGAACAAGCCTCTTGTGAATCTCTTGCTCCAGGGGGACATGGTTGCCACTCGTGCCGTCCTGACCCGGCAGGATCACACCACGCAGCGCCGGATGCATCCCAAGCGCCAAGACGATTCGTTCGACGTGGTCCATCGCCGCTCCGCCACGCATCTCTTCCGAGAGCAGGCCCATCACATCGAGGACCAACCCCCACCGCGTCTTCTCGGCCGACCGCTCGCGGAAGAACGTCTGCACCGAGGGCACGTCCGACAGCACGTGGTCCCACCTTGGCCAGATCCACCACTCGCCGCCGAAGTCCTCCATCGCCTCGCATCGCTCACGAAAGCGCCCGCGGCTCGCGGGCATCCACGCCGGCCTCGACCCGTCCTCAACCCACCCGCTACGGATCACCACCGGAGTCCCATCACCCGCTGCTTTGCGATCACGATCAAACTCGTGTGGATCGAACGCCTCGCCAAGCAGGTTGACGCCCGACACCCACGCCACCAAGTCCCCTCCACGCCGGATCGCCCCTCGTTGCCCCGCGTTCATCGCGTCGGGATCGATCGCGCACATGCCCGCATGCTCACGTCTTCTCAGAGTCTCTTCGCTCATCTCGCCGGATCGTACCGACCGTTTGGCACGCCGCCTGCGGTATATCCCGTCGCGTCGGAGCACGCGCGTTCCGTTGGCGGAGCCGAATGCCAATCTGCTGTGTTGCCTGCCAAGGCCCTGCCGCCCTGCCGAGGTGTTCTGCGCTATGGACAACGTCCAACTGCCGTGGGTGTTCGCTGCGCCCTCGTCCTCGTCCGAGAATGATGAGGCCCAACGTCGCGAGGCCGAAACCTCCGAATCAACCCTTCGCGATCGCATCCGAGACCTCAACCCCTCCGCGAAGCCCGAGTTCCTCTCACGATTTTCGAGGCGCGACCTCGCCGCGTATCTCGCCCACCTCGAATCCCTCGCCGTCCCACGCGGGAGGACCGCCGTCTGGCGCCCCGCCGACGGCGAGAGCGCGATAAGCAGCGCGCGGGTGGGATAACGCTGCCAATCTGAGCGGACCCTTCCGCCTCGGGAGATTGTGCGCCCCCACTCTTGCCCGGATAGGGGCGGACGCCTCACACCCTCCAATACTGCGTCCGATGACACCCACGCCAGTGTGCCCGCCATCCATCGCGCTTTCGCGCGGAGTCGGGGCGTCTCTGGTCGTGTGCTCGGCGTCCGGAGGGCGGAACCTCTCGGGCGCGGCCTGGCGACGCGTGGAGCCGGCGGGCCAGCACACGAGGCGTGGGAGATCGATCGATGGGAACTCTGGCCTCCTTCCGGAGCGTGTCGTGTCTGACGAGCACCGCCGCTCTTGTTCTGCTCGCCGGCTGCGCCAACCAAGGCCCGGTGAATGGACCCTTCTCTCGGACCAGCCCCAAGTCGTCTGCGGTCGTGGCTCAGAACGCCGACGCTCCGTCTTCGGTCAATGCCCCGCAGAGCCGCGAGTCCACCGGTTCCGCGATGAACGCCCAGC encodes:
- a CDS encoding NADH-quinone oxidoreductase subunit C; the protein is MSTRVELDHPTLKVIKEAFPQTKFRASEFRGQTTLVVEPKDLHEVMAFLKNDSRTQYTFLSDVVGVDYLEYPTTMPGRFAVVYVLISMPRDDRFFVKTFLEPSMPTIGADRDPALTVDTVTDLWAGAEWMEREVYDMFGISFRNHPDLRRILLWEAYPGFPLRKDYPLRGRGERESYRVVDRTTT
- a CDS encoding aminotransferase class I/II-fold pyridoxal phosphate-dependent enzyme is translated as MANTPIIDLRSDTVTRPTPAMREAIARAVVGDDVLGDDPTVLALQERVAAMFGKDAACFVPTGTMANQTAIRAHTEPGDEIIAHEGSHIIHYETGAPAALSGCMIRPLAGAGGLFDTADVEAAIRQDSIHFPHSRLLVIENTHNRGGGTVWPLAQVERVVAHARERGLRTHLDGARLWNACAATGHAPRDYARHFDTISACFSKGLGCPAGSIVVGSRDTIARVARFRKMFGGTMRQSGVLAAAAIFALDHHVERLKDDHANAKHFAQSLGTISGLRLAPDQQSLGVQSNMVFIDLDPALAFDAQTLSSRLKERGVLILPVAPQRLRAVCHLDVNRDAIDRAITILRDAIRA
- the nadB gene encoding L-aspartate oxidase, with the translated sequence MERRDLDTIFDQRRYLIPFRSTLLPQIFTDTLVIGGGVAGLRAAVAASAHGETILLAKGDFGQTNTAWAQGGIAGVLNGADSPDAHAEDTLTTGAGLSERDVVELVVRGAKERLNELVSWGMRFDRDSAGAISLGREGGHSASRILHAGGDSTGKELERCLLERARKVGKDRLRIFERCFALDLITPTGEVGAPVMGAITHHPKHGLQVIWAKATILATGGAGVLYRETSNPLAATADGIAMAYRAGATLRDMAFVQFHPTTLYVPGASRALISEAVRGEGAHLLDASEHRFMTDVHPLAELAPRDVVSQAIVRQIAKQGGRHVWLDCRHITNFASRFPGITGVLKRFDLDPAMDLIPVHPAMHYMVGGVMTDAFGRTDVPGLYAIGEAASSGLHGANRLASNSLLEGLVFGERTGTIAEEMRAGGSGTNGLRNGWGVPARPAPVSVVSDIRPSDHGEIDLSDVRSSVRSAMWRNVGVERTGAKLGDVSEMLDFWARYTLDKIFDEPGGWEAQNLLLVGAQVARSALWREESRGCHARLDFTSPREEFAAHDLSRRGRSQIVAQAIRSINTQTRTTRSETMTSHATVRGGEA